TCCTTTCTTTCTTCCCCAACTCCTTCTCTCTTGCACGTCGCCGTCTTGCTGGCCACGCAGTAAAGAGATCGAGGAAGAGGCGGGAGTCGGGTCAATCGATCTGTCGCACGACGGATGCTGCACTCCCTTTTCCATCTAGCAACGGGCCGCAGAGGGAGGTGGAAGAGGAGCCACAACCTCCGAGCAGGATGCTGCCGCCTAACACGCATCTGACCATGAGCTGGAGGATAAGGTATTCACCTCTAAAATCACACTTCTGTTTCCCCGTTTTCAACTCAGATATGGGTTACCAATATAGCACTCTCACTTGGATTTGCACATGAGAGCAGTACAAATACTTGCACCGAACTGTATGATTTGTTGAGCCAAGTGTTGAGTCTGATATGGCATCTTTATGCTTTCAGAGAAGCGCATCTCTGAAATTCACAGTTTTAAACCCAAAGAGATACATCTAGACAATGCTCTTCTTGTCTGACTTTAACTTAGTTGTAGAAGTATCCTATGCTACTATTTGTTGACCAGAATTGGCTACCAGGTTGGAGATTTGGTATCGGATGCTGCTCCAAGAACGAGGGGCCAAGGTGCTGAACTAACAGCAGGGGGAGGATGATTCTTCAGGTAACAACATAGCCCGTCGACTAGAGAATTAAGTTAACTGTTTGCTTTACTTGAAGCTCCAAATTGTAGTTATTTTATTCGTTCACTGATTTGGTATAATCTTAATCTAGGAGGATTATCACTGTATGATACGAGATACTGAAGTTTAGCAATGATAAAAGTCTGATGTTGAATGGTTCTTTTCGGAAGTACAGTTGTAAGATCTATGATTCTAGCTTCGACCTTTAACTGGACAGTATTAATTGGACATATAATTGATGATTTATGCACAGCAAGATATTCTGTTGCTTTTAGTTCTTCAATCAGATTCATCTAGCCCTTTGTTGACTTTCTAATTGTTCCACCCTCTACCTCTAAAACTCAGAAATCAGAGAAAGGTCATTGGCAATTTGGCATATCCCTGTCACTGGCGAAGGTTTGCTAGAGAGGAAGAGGACCAAAATCATTCTTTCTATTGTTGGGGGCATACATAATACATATAGATAAATTTGGACCATTTATAACAGAGAtttcttgccaaaaatattaactcTGTCCAGCAGTGGGCATTGTCAAGGTAATAAAAGGAATTTGCTGAACCTAATTGAATGAAAGAGGGATGGCTAATCCGATTGAGAACCTTCTGTAACTGAATAGACTTACGAACGATAACAATAGTAAATAGTTCCAATTAACAGACGTTGTTTGATTAAAATACTAATTTAAGAATTTGGCGAATCTATAATTCTCTACATAATCAGTTAGTGTATTTTTGATCACCGGGTTATCCTAGACCACTTGGGACAGTATCATCAATTTCTTGCATACTGCAATGCAAGTTTTAAAAGCCAGTTTCTTATGTTTCCTATTATCTTTATGTTCACCTAACTGCCAAGAATCATAAAGGATGCACCTAAGGAGGTAGATTTTGTTTTATGCATTTTTTTAAGTGTACAGATGCTGCAACTGATTAACAAAACATTGTTCAACCTTCTATGAGTCTGCCTAGGGAGCTGCACAGATTTGGAACAACTTCCAGAACATGCACCAAGCATTTTGGTCAGGTACCACTAAGCTGCCAGAGCAAGATAGCTGGGATGTCAAGTCCCTAGGGCAATGGTAAATCTCAAATTGCCTGATGTTCGATGGGAAGCATCAGACAATACCAATGTCCAGTAGTAAGATCTGATTGTGCAGGTGGTCAAGCCAAGATAAGTGTGCGTGCATCACCGTTTAGTCGAGATTTAGAAAAAGATGATGTCTGCTATGATAGTTTCCAGAATAGTTTGGCCCTTGAGACACTTCCACTGTATGCATGTGTGTTCCTTTTTTTCCAAAGATATGCATGTCTATTGATTATTATTGGAATTGGTTCAACAAACAGTGCATATGTGACAAAATTACTAAAATATACTGACCGAGCCTGATAATATGACTAATCCATACAGTGGATATGCGCCAATGCTCAAATTTTAAAAATGAAGGATTCAACTTTTTTGGATTATTATTATTTGTGAACTCGCGAGTATGCCTAGCAATCGTAAAAAAATATATAGTTCGACTTAGTGGTAGGTTCTGCAGTAGTCTTGCCTTGAAGGTTCCGTTCATAGTAAAAATTGATATGTCTTTATGAAGTAATCTGAGCATTTTGTTGGTTGCAGGTCAACTTTGTTCTCCAATATAGGTGGTGTATGTTTGTGCAAAATGATTATGGAAGGACTTCTGGTAACTTTATCTTTTGTCAAGGTTGTTTACTTGGTGGAGCAAACTTCCATTTCCTCTGAACAGGTGAACATGACATGTGTGATGGCTGTTAGCCCTAATGAGCTTTAGACATGTATCTGAGGTTTCGTTGGCTGTGAACAAGTAGGGTCAACGAGTCGAGCAGATCCTGGACCATCACATGAACACATGAAACAGGTCGATACCGGCAGCTTTTGGTAACCATTCTAAGATCTAGCACCTTGATGCAACCCAGAATAGCCTCACTGGATCAACATTCCCGGGAATAACAGAATTGGTGAACCAGTTGACACTTGATCTTAACTAATCAGTTAATTAAACCCTGAATCTGAATGAAGGGCTCCTTGATTAATTTTTTCACAAGTAGTCCAATGATTCAGGGGTTTGGACTTTAGTGTTTTTGGATTATTACGGGGCAGCAACCCTGCTTTTGAGCACACCCAAACAAATTGAATCAGGGTCTCTGCTTTTGGTTGTTCAAGTTTGTGATAAATCATTATGAACAATTGTGTTTCCGGTGGCAGCTAAATACATTGGTAGATCTGCACCATACTCTGCTCCTATTGATTGATGATCACAAGTCACAACCCAATTTTAGATCTATTTGATTTGTTTCGTTTAGTGTTGGATGGTGCAAATTAAAGAAAGTGTACTGTCATTCATCAATTTACTAAATCTGGCCTGAATGCGCCGTTGCCTGGATTTCTAAATCTTATCCAATTATCTGGTAATCATTTCCTTAGCTGTTTGACTGGAGCACATTCTCTTGATTGAGGAGATGAATCTAACTGAACCTTCTTAGCTTAGAAACAAAAGTCGTTCTTTCGATGAACCGAGAACTATTGCGGTTAATTTGTCAGCAATTGTGTTCCTTCTGTACTTTAATTCTTGGTCTATGTTGAGTTGGGGGATTTTTACAGTCTGACAACAAGAATCTTAGACAGTCTGAAATTAGTTGTTTTTTGGATTATCAAGTGAGAGAgacatggtccttgagttgctgtACCAATGTATGTTTAGGGTTTAGTGAGATTTTCTTCCTGTAAGGTGCGGTTCTTGGGGATAGATAAAATACCAGTCACATTCAATTTGTTGTGAAGTCTACCATTTTAGTTCAAATGCCACCTTACCAAAAATAGAGAACACTTTTGCCACTGGAGTAGGATAACAAACATGAAACCAGTTAATCAGTGTATCATAGATGACTGCTTATTTCTAAATCACCAGGGCGCTCTCCCTGCAACGGAACTACTTGGGCGTCTTTGACGGCAGCATGCTTGATACTGAGGCTGAAGACTAGCATGGTTGATGAGCTAAAGTGGCGGGTGGAGCTGGACCACAAGTCCACGGCGCTCGTGTAGAAGGATCACGTCGGCGGTGGCGGCTGCCCAGGCCATGGCCATGATCACCAATCTGCAGGAGGAGAAGGTGGCGATGCGGACGGAGGAGTATCGATTGGTCATGGAGGAGTAGAGTGTGTATGATTGTGATGAGGCTGAGCGTCTGGCTACTGAGAAGTGCTTTGTTTTGGGCAAGCCAAAATActtgaaaaaaaaagagaaaatactcTTCCCAACTAAGCAACCAACTATTTGTAAAAGTTCCTAAAAATGCTCTAAAAAAACTATATGCAAAAAAAAACCTAACACAGTAAATATAGTTTTAAAATGTTCACAGTTCTACATATGTTCACACTATTTTTGTTTGAAAAAAATATGTTCGCACTTTTTAAAAAAGATTCAAAATTCCCAAAAAAGTTCCATTTTTACTAAAAATATTTCCATTTAGAAATGTACAACAAAAACAAAATATGttcaaaaaaatattattttttgagAAATGTTCGAACTTCGTAAAACATAAATATTCTAAAAAAAGTGTTCCAATTTTAATGAAAAAGTTAAGTTTTATTAAAAGTAAGAAAGTTTCCATGTTTAACCTTATCATCGGTGTTTATTGAAATTGGATATAAAGATGGTCCACAATGGCACATGAAGCAGGTTGAGCTCATTTTtccgcccggtgcaacgcacgggcatttgtactagttacTTTTAATATATAATAGATAGATGTGCCTTTGGAAAAGGACTAGAGTACTGTTGGTCGACATGTACACTGTGTGTAACTGTTCGATGTTATCAATAAGTCTAAAGTAGGAGGCGCTTTCAACCACCTAACCTTTTGTGGGCGCGTGGAACGCGTGGAGCAGGCTGTATCTCACGTGATCGATGGCTTGTGGATGCAGGATTGGTACAACCATTCGTCTGGTAGCAGATATGTGGTTTTAGTTGAGTTAGAGTCAATGCTAGCATATGACCAACGGGAATGCAGGATTAATGAAATTGAGAAGTGGTCGTGTTTTTAGTTACGGCAACAGTGGTCGTAAAAAAGAAGTTCATGCATGTATATCAAACCTTTAAAGGGTAACTACCAACTCGAAGCCCCTCTTCTGTAAACGGGAACGATCCCGGCCGGACAGCACGAATCAGTTCCCGTTTACAGAAGAGGGGCCATGCTCCGGCCAGTGACCTCTGTCTCCATGGCTGCGCCAACCCTTCCAACTATCTCCGGTCTCCACCATGGCGTGTCTCCTCTTCTCCGAGCCAGAACATCAAGCACCATGTGCGCATGCATGCCCTCCCTGGCGCACCGAAAGGTAGCGCGAGAGCTGGTGGCTGAAGCCGAGGCGCAGTTGCTGCCCTCGGCTGTTCCTGCAGACGTACTCGAGTTTCGGAACAGCACCGGAACCGCCGTCGGCATGCTGGACGTGCGTCGAGGCGTGCCTGCCTCATCGGTATTTCCTCTCTCGATTCAGTACCTACGTGATATACTACTACTTttgtgcatctctctctctctctctctctctctctctctctctctctctcacacacacacacacacacacacacacacacacataaacacacaAGCATCACCATGGCTCAACTGAAATTAATAGGAATTAGTAGCTCCGTGAGAacaacaaacccaacaatattggcAGTGGAATCATGAAAACTGGCGCACTAATAAACTTGCCTAATTTCTTCTATTTGCTCCTCCTCGTGATCATATCACTGTATCAACAAAAACGACAAATGCGTACGATTTTCAATGGTCTTAACTTCTGTCTACAGATTGATTTCATGTTGTACTCGTCACTTCACTGCAAAGTCCCGAATGGTGCAATCGATATTACATCGGTTCTTATTTCCCTAAACGCCTTGTCGGATGCACCACATTTCCTCATGGAGTTCATACAAGGCAGCCCAAGTTCAATGGTAGTGATTCTCGATCTGCTCCCACGTAAAGACCTTGCACTCCACCCCGAGTACATCGTCAAGTACTATGAAAACACTGGGCTGGACAAGCAACGTGAGAACATCGAAGAGTTGCCACAAACCCGTCCATACCGGTCGCCGTCGCTCTTTGTGCGCAGTGCATGTTCTCCAACAGCGCTGTCGGTCACCATTGATTGTGGTCATGGAGGGGAGAGTACCTTGGAGGAGATAGTGTCCAGCCATCTGGCATCAGCTGTGAAGGAAGTGCTTCAAATCTGGCTTCATAGTTGTGCTGGTCAAACATCCGAAATGGAAGATGCCGAGAGGGAGATCATGGTCAGGAGGGATCAAGCTGTAAGATTAAAATCAATCGAGGTCGATCTGACAGCAAATTTGCCTAAGATGTTCGGTCCAGATGTGTCCAGCCATGTAATCGCTGAAATTCGTAAGGCCTTTGGAGCCTAGCATTGAGAAGCAGAAATGTAATCTAGGTGACTCGGCATCCTATTCCTATATTGGAATCCAATCACAAGCATGTTCCTTGTCAAAGCTGTGAGTTGTAAGTAATGCGTGCCATGATTCATTACTTATTATGGCAGGGTCTTATTTTTACACCATTTCTCTTTTAAACTCTTTCTATATTGAACATAAACAATTGAAAGCGCCATGCTCAATCTTGGTATTACTCTGGATTAATAAGCATGATATGTTCAATGACTTTCCTTAGTTACAAGACCCGTAGCAAGCACCAAGTACGGCCCGCCACTACTAGCTTGGTCTAGTCTAACTAAAAAGCGCAAGAATTGATATTCCCCGTATGTATCGGGACTCCGTTTCTGAGTTCTTTTCCAAGTTCTCCTCCGACGCCCTGACGTCGCCACCGCTCCAGCCTTCATGGCCTCATCTCGCTCGCGACCTCCCCTCTCTTCCATGTTCATGGCTCGCTGGTGGCCATCAGCCCTTGCGAGGGGAGCTTCCCCGCTCGTGGCGGCCTTCATCAATCCAGCTACTGCCCGTAGTCTTCCCCGATTTCCTCGTGGATCTCGGAACATGGCCGCCGTCAGTCGAGCACAAGCCGATGATGAATCTGGTAAACCACACAGGCGACTGCCCATCTCTTCTGGTAAGGCTATTACTGTTTCCAAGGGCAACGAAAATGGTAACGTCGCCGGTTGTGACCAAGATCGGAGCAGCGCAGCCGAGGATCTGACGGTTGAAATCGTTTTCAGCGAGGAGGACGGATACGCCGTGAATGATGTGCTCGCACAAAGCAGACACCGTGATGGTTCTATATACAGGGGTGTGGATTCACTTTGGTGGAAGAGAGAGTATCGTATTGCGGACCGTACAGAGACGCGGCTTGAGGCAATGGCATTGTCAAATCCCACGAATTGTGTCGTCCTCGATGGAACTTGCATAACTCATGATGCTTTTAGCATGCTGCAATTTTACTCGGTGGAGTTGGCTGAAGTTCCCATGGATGGTGGCTCAGTAGAGCTGTATGGATACATAGCGGTGCGGGATGATATCGATCCGTTGCTTAATTATGTCGTCAATATTAGCAGGGATGATCCCATCGTTGTGGAGGAGGGTTCTCTCATCAACATGACTGGCCCTAAGCGAGGGACAGATATCGCGGATAGTGTTCTAATTGAATATGACATGAGGATCAAGGTAGGTGAAGAAGAAAAATATGACATACAACTGATCGATGGTGCATCAATCATTGGCCCTGAAGGCAATTGGAATCGGCCATTCACATTTCGCATCCCTGGCGATGGTGGAGCGGTCGACATAATTTTATCATGTCTTTTATATGCAGTTGAGGCGACGGTAGAGGTTCCGATATCGGAAGTGCAAAGCAGTTTCAATTTGTCTATGGGATGTTTAAGCAGTGGGTTTAGTGAGGAAATCCGGCTCTTTGATGGTGCGGTTGCTAAATCATGTGGCTTAAAGAGGTCTGTGGTTGCTGTATTGAAAAATTCTTCGATAGATTTGGAGTTCAAGGTTGTTGCACTGTCATCCAGTTCCGACCACCAACATTGTTGTCCTTTCAAGGCTAAAACCCATGGGCATGATACTCAAGAAATAAAGAATGATTTTGCGTTAATCTCGGTGAAGGTGACTTGGTCGACGTTGCTTGGTAGCTTTTCTGACTAAGGTTTGTCCGGCGGTATTTTTGTGTCTGTGATTAGCAGGCCAACAGATTAAAAACTTCGACAGTCTTAGCGTCGTGGGCTTGTGACAAACTTGGAGTGTAATCAAACTATTGTAGTAAGTCATTAATTACCCTTTTGTCATTTCCTTGTCCTTTTTGCACTGGTGGTATTCCATCCATGTTACATTAGTGTTCCCATCAACTCCAACCATGTTTTGACATGTAAGCAAAGCTACTAAATAAACATCTTTGTTAAATATATGTCCATGTGTTCAATATCCATGGGTTAGTTGGCAATTTCATGCCGTCTATTAAGTCTTACTTCTTGGAGGATTAGCTTAGTTGTATGCTTTGTTTGGGAGAAGTGCTTCTGTTTGCTATACAAATACTATTAAACTCGGTGGTTAAACTCGTCGGAGCATGGTTAATATTGGCAACGCATTCAGCCTCTGGTATGATAAATTCACCTGTCCCATCATTTATAACCCAATTGTGAACAATGCAACAAGCTATAACAATATCTACTTGAGTAGGATAGCAGAAAAATGGCTTGGCCTCATGAAGGATTTTGAATCTCCCCTTGAGTGATCCAAATGCACACGTAGCGGTGGTACAAAGCAAAGAATGTCTATGGTTGAACAATTCCTTCTCATCCTGAATAGGATTGTTCCCCCACTCATTTAAATGACACCTCACAGCACGAAAAGGAGGCAAGAACCCCGGTTTGGCTCCATGTCCAGCACCAACTAGATAGAATTTTCCTAACATATGAGCAACAAGCACGTTACTTTGCTATACATAAATAGTAGCATTGACAAATGTAGCTACATCAAGTTACCTTGTGGGACACGTAGGCCATTTGGACGTTCTAAAGCATTAAGAAAAACTTGAGCATCATATGCTGACCCCTCCCAACCAGCTAACACAAATATGAACCGAAGATCAAAATCAACAGCCACCATCACATATTGAATAGCATAGGTCTTTCTACCACGACAACGAGGCTCCATGTCCTCTGTAACAGAGGCTCATACATGTGTACCATCAATAACTCCAACACAATCCTATTTCATGAAAATTAAATATTAGGATCTAACCAGATTTATGCCTAGAAAATGAGGAGGATGTAGCTCTCACTAAATCTCATACCTTAAAGTATGGAtcccactcttgtacccccttgccagacacatggtaaggcacacatcagctgcggtacacaacatggcataccatATCgagcctatgactgaggcataggggacgaccttcgtcctttttctttcttctgccgtggtcgagctttcagtcttactcaactttacaccttacaactcaagcaagaactccttctttgactgatcaattttgaaatccttcaaaatcatttcaaggtatgtgctctgtgaaagtcttatcagacgtcttgatctatctctatagatcttgttgcccaatatataagcagctttacccaggtcttcctttgaaaaactcctttcaaacaaccctttattctTTTCAgttattctacatcattttcgatcaacaatatatcatccacatatacttatcagaaatgttgtagtgctcccacttactttcttgtaaatacaagtttcttgcaaactttgtataaacccaaaagttttgatcacctcatcaaagtgtatgttccaactccgatatgcttgctctagttcatagaaggatcgctgaaggttgcataccttttagcatccttaagatcgacaaaaccttctggttttatcacatacaacctttcctcatgagaaccgtcaaggaaactttgttcACGTGAATGAAGAATCAAAACATCAATTAAATCCTTAGTACTAGATTCCTTTGTTGGCTAATGAATCAAAGTAGAAGCAAAAAACACGAGCCTTCCTCGGTTTGGTCTTGATTTCCACCGatctgtaagagcatctccagccgttggcccccccaggCGGCTCTAAtaatcgccgcctgggggtgaaCCGGCGCAAAAATCGGTCTGGGGGCGATCGGGTTCCCAGCCGACGCCCCCAGGGCCGGTCCCCAGGTGACCGTTTAAAATATTTTTGAACATGTATTTAACTAAAATTCGCTGAAAACTGGAAAAATATTTGGTGAACTGAAATATTTATTAAATTTTGGCGAACATACATAATAAACATAGGAAAAACAAAAAAGGGGCTACAGGCCGAACAACGCCCTGATAAAGGcgaagtcgccgccgtcgccgccgccgttgtcttcgtcgtcgtccttcttctcctccttcacgccgcccctgctggacccttGCCCGGCGTCTCCCTGGCggaccggtggcggcggcgcgtcaTCGTCGCTGCCGTCATCGAGGACGACGGCGCCTCCCTCGTCGTGGCCACGGTGCGGAGCGGCGAACCGCTCGTAGGTGCGGCACTGGCGCTCCAGCTCGGTGCGCGCCCAGTCTGCGCGCGCCCACTTCAGGGCCGCCGCGTCGTCGAGCTCCGACTCCGTTTTCACGCCGGTGAGCTCCGTCTTCACGCCGGCGAGCTCCGTCTTCGCGGGGGCGAGcgtcggctccgtctttggcttgacgaagcgggaaggagccgaggaggaggtgcgcccgccgccctcgttgatgacgatgccgccgCTGTGGGTGCGCGGGCCGAGTGGTGTCTCtgctgcgggctcggccttgacgccgagcgctGCCGGCGAGccggaggagtgggaggaggagtgggcggcagagagggaggaggaagacgatgaggagccaaacctcctgggcatccattgGCCGGCGCGGGGGCCGGGGCGGCGGCCGTGGCAGGATATGTCAtcggcgggttgttgccgccctctAGGTGCTGGAGGACGGCATGGAGCGTGCGGTcgggggcgccccaccacaggcgCCGGCCCTCGCTGTTCTTGGAGCCCCCACCACCGGGGCCCCATTGGTGGCCAGGCGTTGCGCCTCCTGGTGCTGAAAGTACGCCGCCCACGCATCGTGGTTGCCGGCGGCGTACTGTCCTGCTACTCCGGCGTCAGCGAGGCCTGCACGAGGTCCACCTCCTCGGCGAAGTAGTCGGCGCGGGCGGTGACTTCGCGTAGCGGGGGAATGGGGACGCCGCCGGTGCTGACACTCCACCCCCCCctccggcccggcgcgcatgtcgggCGGTGCAGGGATGTTGGCCTGGAATAGGAGGTACGCCTCCCATTCCTGCAGCGTGCGGCGGCCAAAGCCATTCACTGCCGCCCCATCACTGGGGAACCGCTCCACCATCGAGGGAGAGAGGAGAGTACCGGGAGGGTGTTCGGCGCACAGAAAGCTCGACAGCGCACGGGGAGAGAGAGGAAGAGCTCGGCGGGGTGCGGCCACCAGCGAGGGAAGGCGCTTTACATAGCGGCCGGGGGGTGGGCGCCGCGCCGCCCGGTGTGTACGTGTGGCGGGAGGCGTTGCGTCGGCGCGCCGCGCCACCCTCGCCGCCCGTGTGGAATCAACGGAAGGCTGACCGgcgggcagccttggcattgattccccgcagGAAACCGAGGCGTTGTGAGGACGACGAGACGAgtggctgacgcggcgggcccgcggtgAGTTCGCGtcaaaacagctcgccccggcaCTCCCAGACACCCCCCAGAGCGTCGGGTTTGGCCTGGGTCCGCAGCCCTAATTTCGGCCCAACCCGATAAAAAACGATCTTCTAGAGGCATGGCTGGGCCGATTTTCGTTTGCTGACGCTAAAAAAACACCTGGAGAGGGGTGTGTTGGGGAcgcggttggagatgctctaacaactGAATACTTCACCAGACGGAGTTGTACGTATCTGGCCTCGTAACGGAGTTGATAGGTAACTCGAATGTAGCGGGATGGTCGTGCTCGACTGGGGCGGCTGAGTGCGGTGTGCTGGAGGTCGCTGCAGGGACGGCGACTTGGCGAGACCGCGGGCGACATGGTGAAGTGGGCGGGCGTCGGATTCCGCGCTAAGTCATCTGATGGCGCTAGTGGAGGCCTGCTAGTTGCTTGGTCTGATGTTGTTGCTGTCAATTCTGTGCAATGCTCCAGAAATTTCATTTCCCTCAAGTGCTCAAATAAGATTACTAGTGACTCTTGGCAACTGATTAATGTGTATGGTCCACAGCCTCACAATGAGAAGATTTCTTTTCTTAATGACTTACAACTGTTATGCATGAACTCCCCCGATCCTCTGATTTTAGTGGGCGATTTCAACttgattgctgctgctgctgacaaaAGCAATGGTAATATCAATAGAGGGTTGATCAATGCATTCAGAAACTTTATGAACCGGTTGGAGCTCAAGGACATGTATTTGCATGGTAGGAGATATACTTGGAGCAATGAGCAACTGCACACTATCCTGGTCAGGCTCGACAGGGTTCTTTATAATCAACCTTGGAATGAACTTTTCCCCAATGCTCTGTTACAAGGCCTTTCCTCCGCTGATTCAGATCATTGTCCACTCCTGCTTTCAAGTAATGCT
This portion of the Triticum dicoccoides isolate Atlit2015 ecotype Zavitan chromosome 7A, WEW_v2.0, whole genome shotgun sequence genome encodes:
- the LOC119331775 gene encoding red chlorophyll catabolite reductase-like isoform X1, with the translated sequence MLRPVTSVSMAAPTLPTISGLHHGVSPLLRARTSSTMCACMPSLAHRKVARELVAEAEAQLLPSAVPADVLEFRNSTGTAVGMLDVRRGVPASSIDFMLYSSLHCKVPNGAIDITSVLISLNALSDAPHFLMEFIQGSPSSMVVILDLLPRKDLALHPEYIVKYYENTGLDKQRENIEELPQTRPYRSPSLFVRSACSPTALSVTIDCGHGGESTLEEIVSSHLASAVKEVLQIWLHSCAGQTSEMEDAEREIMVRRDQAVRLKSIEVDLTANLPKMFGPDVSSHVIAEIRKAFGA
- the LOC119331775 gene encoding red chlorophyll catabolite reductase-like isoform X2, whose amino-acid sequence is MLRPVTSVSMAAPTLPTISGLHHGVSPLLRARTSSTMCACMPSLAHRKVARELVAVPADVLEFRNSTGTAVGMLDVRRGVPASSIDFMLYSSLHCKVPNGAIDITSVLISLNALSDAPHFLMEFIQGSPSSMVVILDLLPRKDLALHPEYIVKYYENTGLDKQRENIEELPQTRPYRSPSLFVRSACSPTALSVTIDCGHGGESTLEEIVSSHLASAVKEVLQIWLHSCAGQTSEMEDAEREIMVRRDQAVRLKSIEVDLTANLPKMFGPDVSSHVIAEIRKAFGA
- the LOC119333204 gene encoding uncharacterized protein LOC119333204 is translated as MAAVSRAQADDESGKPHRRLPISSGKAITVSKGNENGNVAGCDQDRSSAAEDLTVEIVFSEEDGYAVNDVLAQSRHRDGSIYRGVDSLWWKREYRIADRTETRLEAMALSNPTNCVVLDGTCITHDAFSMLQFYSVELAEVPMDGGSVELYGYIAVRDDIDPLLNYVVNISRDDPIVVEEGSLINMTGPKRGTDIADSVLIEYDMRIKVGEEEKYDIQLIDGASIIGPEGNWNRPFTFRIPGDGGAVDIILSCLLYAVEATVEVPISEVQSSFNLSMGCLSSGFSEEIRLFDGAVAKSCGLKRSVVAVLKNSSIDLEFKVVALSSSSDHQHCCPFKAKTHGHDTQEIKNDFALISVKVTWSTLLGSFSD